From the genome of Leishmania infantum JPCM5 genome chromosome 34, one region includes:
- a CDS encoding putative eukaryotic translation initiation factor 5, with the protein MAAQMVPIDPDKKDDVYYRYKMPAVQTKVEGSGNGIKTVLPNIHDICLVINRPEEVLMKYFQFELGAQRTVSTKDDKFLLMGAHPTERMQDKLYDFIRKFVLCKYCRNPETAIHLDAGKKGSASISMVCGACGKRSNFDEHRTKTFMAQYYEKHPVEAKAAKGAAEARKKDDAPAADEVAAPTKPEKESGKSVGKSDLRDDREDPKVVFARVLKESWGKNDELVGRTVRLLSQYNLPEHYGPPMALSAMLLEHRDDLLSTMKTHARLLKRLCTVPELFSRSEGYDEKELTEFYKREKKIQKTFLRECAKEFATNFTPDKFAVLIFMLFVEGVLRDRSIADWAKDTKPFSDGDPKVQEEMRQKVAPIVSWLGMDAKADA; encoded by the coding sequence ATGGCGGCTCAGATGGTGCCGATCGACCCGGACAAGAAGGATGATGTCTACTACCGTTACAAGATGCCCGCCGTGCAGACCAAGGTggagggcagcggcaacggtaTCAAGACGGTGCTGCCGAACATTCACGACATCTGTCTGGTGATCAACCGCCCGGAGGAAGTGCTCATGAAGTACTTTCAGTTCGAACTCGGAGCGCAGCGTACGGTGTCGACGAAGGACGACAAGTTCCTGTTGATGGGCGCCCACCCCACGGAGCGCATGCAGGACAAGCTGTACGACTTCATTCGAAAGTTTGTGTTGTGCAAGTACTGCCGCAACCCGGAGACGGCCATCCACCTCGACGCTGGCAAGAAGGGCTCCGCTTCCATCAGTATGGTGTGCGGTGCGTGCGGTAAGCGGTCCAACTTCGATGAGCACCGTACCAAGACCTTCATGGCGCAGTACTACGAGAAGCATccggtggaggcgaaggcggccaagggtgccgcagaggcgcgcaagAAGGACGACGCCCCGGCGGCTGATGAGGTGGCCGCGCCGACCAAGCCGGAGAAGGAGTCGGGCAAGTCGGTCGGCAAGTCGGATCTCAGGGACGACCGCGAGGACCCCAAGGTCGTtttcgcgcgtgtgctgaAGGAGTCCTGGGGCAAGAACGACGAGCTTGTTGGGCGCACCGTGCGTCTGCTGAGCCAGTACAACCTGCCGGAGCACTACGGGCCGCCGATGGCGCTGTCTGcgatgctgctggagcaccGTGATGACCTGCTGTCGACCATgaagacgcacgcgcgtctgcTGAAGCGGCTTTGCACGGTGCCGGAGCTCTTCTCCCGCTCGGAGGGCTACGACGAGAAGGAGTTGACGGAGTTCTACAAGCGTGAAAAGAAGATTCAGAAGACGTTCCTGCGCGAGTGCGCCAAGGAGTTTGCCACCAACTTCACCCCCGACAAGTTCGCCGTTCTCATCTTTATGCTGTTTGTGGAAGGTGTCCTTCGTGACCGCAGCATCGCCGATTGGGCGAAGGACACAAAGCCcttcagcgacggcgacccgaaggtgcaggaggagatgcggcAGAAGGTAGCACCGATCGTCTCCTGGCTCGGCATGGATGCTAAGGCAGACGCGTAG